The genomic DNA atatatatatatatatatatatatacatatatagctaAATGTACATccatagtagaaaaaaaaatataataataagaaACATGATAATAAAATAGGAATAATAATATATTCTAATAAGAAAAATATAAGATTaattataaaataatataataaataagaataatattaatcattaattttattattattattattattttatttttgtcaATGTGGTAAAATTAATCTGGAAATTACAATTTACACCCGAGTATTTTAATATATCTTAAATAAGTATGGGAAGTATATATTCTAAAATAAGgtgacattttatttttattctagGCTTGATCTATCCCATTTCAAGCCAGTTCCTATGATTTCTATaggtttaataaaattaaaaaaaaacaaccaaacttTCTTTAAAAAAGGGAATAGTTCTACGAAGATAAAATAATTTACAGATGTACAACTTGTTTCTATTGGTGCAGTCAggaaataatatatatttatttttaataattatattataattgtatttatatataataatatagatttatttatttttattttatttttttaaaccctgACCATCACACCTCTGATTGATGTTCTGATCATACTTGTTTAGTAACCAGTCTCTGGAATTCAATGTAAAACAAAacggttttttttttacaattgaagAAATAATGCTCTTAAAGTAGGAAAGAATTCTCAGCACATATTTTATTTGAGCTTCTTCATTGGATCCATAGATTTGGTGCACATGCGTCTACAAGTCACCTGCGCACATACAGACAAGCAAAGGAAGTCTAACATTGGCAATCCTTTAAATAAATCatcatataatatataaaaaaatgaaaggagaaaaaaaaaagaagcaaaaaataaTATTATAACAGCGTCTTTTTTTCCAACATGAAATGCCCACTGGATGTATATAGGGCAGGCGCTCAGACACTTGGCAACTTGGCATTAAAGGCGTCATCAAGGTCCCCAAAACAAAGGTGATAAAGCCTTACAGTCTTCTTCTACACAGTGAGTTCTCATCAATAATGTAAGGGGCAGTGTGACATTAGAGTCAGCACTCCCTGGTGTTGTGACAGCCCCAGTGTGTTGTCCCTGTGGCCACGGCTGTTCTGCTTAGTCAGGCACTGTTCTGAGTTTGATCTCCTGGTTTTTGCTGCGTTAAGTATGCCCCATAGGTCAGATGTCACATTCACTGTCGCTGGATGTGATGGAAATGGCAGAGGTGGCCGCTTTGCTGGACAGGCTAGCTGCAGGACTTGAGGCTGAGCCCAACTGTTCCCCTCTCTCGTCTGGGCCCAATGAGCGTCCAGATCCCTGGGACAAGACCTGCTGCTGCAGTCTGACAAAACAAAACAGGAAGGGACAGTCACCATAAGCCACAAGAACATCATTCAAAGTGTGAGAGCACATCTCTACATCAGAGCGCCCTAAACCCACAACTGGTCAATGACGCCCACAACACTGATCTGTGTGCGCCCCCCAACTTCTTTAGGGAATTATTTTTCATCTATAGTTGTGCGTGTGTTTTATAAACAATTAATAATTCAAGGTCCCCTACAATTTACCAGGTCACTTTGGTTGGTTCTGATTCTATGATTCaatgatctatatatatatatatatatatatatatatatataaaaaaaagcatgAGGATTCTGCGTCACAGTTTACTGTGCACAGAGCCATAAGTGGCCTGTAAAAAAAACCACCCACAGACATATGTGCAGTGTGTGTCATTGACCAGTATTGTATATAGGACATTCATCAAGTGCTCCGTGGTCATTAGGAACCTTCATGCtcatgtgtgcagctataaacataGGATACATACAGAAATACATATCTACAGACAGGGCTTACAGCAGGATACGTACTGGTCTGCACGCTCATTTGATACATCTAACAAGATTAAATAGATCATTGTATCATTCTAGACATTGACACCTTAATTACCAGAAAATACAAAGACATCAGGTTTAATTCTATCttcgaatctatctatctatctatctatctatctatctatctatctatctatggtatctatctatctatgggctCTATCTGTCTATgggatctatctatgtatctatccatggtatctatctatctatctatctatctatccatctatctatgggatctctctatctatccatctatgggatccatctatgtatctgtctatctatggtatctatttATGGTATGTATCTATTTATGGAATCTATCTAtagattctgtctgtctatctatctatctatctatctgtctatggtATCTATCTACGGGATCTATCTGTCTATCGGATCCATCtatgtatctgtctatctatggtatctatctatctatctatctatctatctatctatctatggtatctatttATTTatggaatctatctatctatctatctatctatctatctatgaatgtatatatccctctatctatctatctatctatctgtctatagtATCTATCTATGGGATCTATCTGTCTATCGGATCCATCtatgtatctgtctatctatggtatctatctatctatggtatctatttATTTatggaatctatctatctatctatctatctatctatctatctatgaatgtatatatccctctatccatatatctatctatccatccctctatctatctatctatctatcgatcgatcgatcgatctttctttctttatatctatctatctatccatctatctatgggatccatctatttatctgtctatctatggtatctatccatggtatctatccatctatggtatctatctatttatggaatctatctatctatatatctatctatatatctatctatgaatgtatatatccatctatctatctatctatctatccatctatctatggtatctatctatttatggaatctatctatctatgaatgtatatatccatctatctatttatcatagctatctatcgtatctatggtatctatttatctatatatcgcTGTCATATCTGTATATCTATCACtgtcatatctatctatctttctatttatttatctatatctTTCTGTTACATTTCTttcatttctttattttatttagcATTTTAGTTAAAAACTAACACTACATGTCTATCTTTCCATATAgtattttctttctctctccttctttcaTCGTTTAATTAAAACCTATCGTTATCTTTCTTTTCCTTCCTTTTGTTTTCTTTACTTTTAATTCTTTCTCTAAaatgtatctatctctctatctcatatctatctctgTATATATCTACCCCTGTCGTATCTATGTCCATCATATCTATTTGCATGTAAATAGCATTAGTGCTagaagtatgtgtgtatatatatatacatatatatatatatatatatatatatatatatatatatatatatatatctatgtactaAAATTGTGCCGTAAATAGATAGAAACGTGTCACTGTGTAAAGCCAGGATCTAACAATTGAGCCAGGCTGCATAGATGTAATTATAATATGAATTTTAACCATTCATAATAAATtcataaatatgttaaaaaataacccaataaaaaatataatacataaaatatatatagCTGTGAATAAAACAACAACCAGAAACAAACAGGCGTTTAAATCTAATTAAAATTGTTCCAACACTCCTGCACATATAACAATCCTAATGCCATAATAAAGTACACATACTTTAAAAAACATGATTTAAATGTCCGAAAAAGCTAAGCAGGGTGGGAATAACATATATTGTaatttaaataattatatattCACACTAAACaataacaaaaatataaatgtCAACAATGATGTCCCGATGTGTCCTGGTTGGTACAAACCTGTtcttggctgctgctgctcggtctcTTTGCCTCCGATTTTTGAACCAATTTCCTACTTGTGTTGGGGTAAGTCCAGTTGCCTGGGCCAGTTCTCTCTTTTTGCTGGGATTTGGGTATGGGTCTTGTAGATACCATTCCCTAAGCAAATGCCGTGTTCGTTCTTTAAAGCAGTGTGTCTTCTGTTCTCCATCCCAAATAGTTCTGGGCAGAGGGAACTTCTTCCTTACTCTGTACTTGTCAACTGGACCTAAGGGTCTCCCCCTTAGTTTCTCAGCTTCCTGATAATGAGCTTCCAACCACAGTGCTTGCAGTTTAGTATGGGAATCCTTGGTGAATTTATGGTTTTCCAAAATGTGATACAGTTCTCTAAAGTTGCCTGTGTGGAAAGCCACGATGGCCCTGGCACGTAGTACAGACTCATTTTTATTAAGAGCCTCACAAGCTGCAGGAGCCACTGGCAAAGACCAAAGAAAACGACCCAATCGCTCAATATCCCCGCTTTCCTCCAGGGTCTCACACACCCCAGCGACTTGCTGGGGGCTAAAGTTCAAAATAGGCAGCTGAAACATTGAAGCCGCTTATCTTTTTTTCTGTTTGTATTTGTCGCAAATGCTTTGACGCAGAATCCAACACAGACAAGGAGACACAACACGAGGCGGAAGGCGCAGCCTCCTCCTTGGAGACGATGATCTCTTGGATGCACTTGCTAACTCCAAGAGCCAAGCTTAGGTATCACAGCCGATCTGCTGTTAAAGGGAAGAAGCTGCCCTGAGCCAACAAACGATTTTCTATTGGACTTGGCAGATTGGCTGCTGGGTTGCCATGGCTTCTTGTCAATCAGTGTCAGCCTTTGCCAATcaaaggagagggagagggagatgtTTCAGCACCTCCCAGGGCTCGACAGCGCCCAGCGCGCTACTGTCCCCAGTGCGCAGGGAATGCGCATCACATCCATGCTGCCTGGACCGTCTCTGTGACCCCCCACACATTGCTTATAGAGATAAGATCAGACAAAACACCTAGAGCATTTCCCATCAGAGAGAAGCAACTGGCATCCAATTAGAAAGGTGACTGTACAGATAAAAATCCCGTGTAATAAATCCCCATGTAGGACGCAGACAGAGGATGCTGTGCGCTGTCAGAGCAATGTGCAAACACTGGAGCCGCTGCACCTCCTTATGTCTCATCTGCACTGTGCTACATTATGCAGACTTGGAAGGGTTAATCTGGATCTGCGTATGATCTATATCCTCTCTGCTCTTCAGCCCTGTAAATATGTATCAGACCCATGTTAaaaatgtgcagtaaaaaaaaaaaccccgagaaGATGAGCTACAGAGGGTGAGAAGTCATTTGTAGGTCACCGTGCTGCACAGAGTGGAGTAGGCAGGAATCAAACCCTTTAACGCTTCCTATACTGCCTCGCTCGGCACTGAAGGGTTAAAACCAAAGCTGGTTTAGCAGAAACGAAGGGATATTAACCATTTCTGCGTAAATAAAGGCCATTATCCAGCCATGTGAAAACCAAGGTGACACGTTAGATTGTATAAGGAACAGCTCGCAGAGGAGGAGGATATTCTTTCCATGGTCTATTTTTAATTATGCTCATATTCATCTATTCCCCATACAGCAGCTATGCTTTATTGTTGTCCTTCTCGGTGCAATTGCTAAGATTATGTCAAGTCTTGTGTATGGTTAAGAGCTGTAACAAATATAGAAGGATCTCTCTCCATTGCTACATCCCGACCTACAAAAGGAAAGGGAGGGATCTCAGCCCATTATTATTATTTGCATCAGATATGCATTATCATTCTTTTTTTTCTAATGCATTATGTCAGGAATATTCCTCATTCCCTCTCCTAGGTCTgggctttttttgtttttctataaAGATAAAACAGTTGAAAAACAATTGCTGATACAGACGCTATGAAGAAAATCGTCCACCCCCTTCTCTGTCTGCCTTTCGCTGTGGATGAAGCAGCATTAGCAGTGAGGTATGCAAGCGTCTTTTATTTAGTATCAAGAACAATTTGTCTTTTGCTCGTGAAGATTTGGTAAATAAGAAGGCAGATAGATACCGCAGATGGTTGGAGGTGTCGGGTCGGATTAGGATACGCCTCAGTACAGTGCTAAGCTCATTCTGACGGAAAACCCTGATATTATTTTCACAGATCCACGCAGTTCACTTGAAAAAAAACCCTCCGAGCCATTTACATCATTTATGGGAGGCTCAGAGCTGGCGGGATGAGAAGGCTTTCAATACTGCTCATTTTCATAGAATCAGACAGCAAAACCACAAGATCCCAGGCggatttattattaattattcaaTCATGGATCTCCTCTTAACATTTTTACCAAGTCGACTTTGATTACGTGTATCATATTgaaagagagggaggaagggagaaagtgtgtgtgtgtgtgtgtgtgtgtgtgtgtgtgtatatatatatatatacatacttccTCTtatgtgtagatagatagatactagtggacacagacagaaaagggctcctgtgcaagaataatatatcggCCCTTTGCAGCCCATTAACTCATCAGAATGCACAATTTCTCCTGCTTTGGAGGTGATAGTGGCCCCATGACCTCTTGGGCCCCGTGCGGGCTGTATCAATGATTTGTCCAcctatatgtatgtacatatattatatatatatatatatatatttatatatatatatattatatatatataaatctatctataggtagatagatatatctatacccacacacagccacacacacgcacacacacgcacacacacacacgcacgccctTCCTCCTATATATAGGTGGATAGATGTGCAtgcacacacataaatatatatttatttaccaccccccatatatatatacatatatatatatataatatatatgtggatagacatgtacacacacacacacacacacatatatgtgaatatataaatttatttactCCCCTCATCTTATATATAGGTTGACAGATATGTACACACACAaacattaaataaatatatatatatatatatatatatatatatatatatatatatagatatatggagatagatatgtacacacacacacacacacatatatttatatatatttacccTCTTCATCCTACATATATATAGGTGGATAgatatgcatatacacacacactcactcacacacacacatatatatacacacacacacacacacacacacactccttgcCTCCTATATGTATAGGTAGATAggt from Anomaloglossus baeobatrachus isolate aAnoBae1 chromosome 12, aAnoBae1.hap1, whole genome shotgun sequence includes the following:
- the SIX6 gene encoding homeobox protein SIX6, with product MFQLPILNFSPQQVAGVCETLEESGDIERLGRFLWSLPVAPAACEALNKNESVLRARAIVAFHTGNFRELYHILENHKFTKDSHTKLQALWLEAHYQEAEKLRGRPLGPVDKYRVRKKFPLPRTIWDGEQKTHCFKERTRHLLREWYLQDPYPNPSKKRELAQATGLTPTQVGNWFKNRRQRDRAAAAKNRLQQQVLSQGSGRSLGPDERGEQLGSASSPAASLSSKAATSAISITSSDSECDI